A genomic region of Pongo pygmaeus isolate AG05252 chromosome 7, NHGRI_mPonPyg2-v2.0_pri, whole genome shotgun sequence contains the following coding sequences:
- the LOC129042564 gene encoding protein FAM90A3, protein MKTMARRDPKTGANRLVRAQTLQKQRRAPVGPRAPPPDEEDPRLKCKNCGAFGHTARSTRCPMKCWNAALVPQTFGKKEGKENLKPWKPRIEAKPGPLNKDKGEKEERPRQQDPQRKALLHIFSGKPPEKPLPNRKGSTESSDYLRVASGPMPVHATSKRPRVDPVLTDRSATQMSDRGSALASLSPLRKASRSSSSSLGAKERQTGAAADIPQPAVRHQGPEPLLVVKPTHSSPEGGCREVPQAASKTHGLLQAISPQAQDQLPAVTSQPCPPAPTQGLGLGSNLSFRPGAKRPAQAPIQACPNFPKKPRLGRFQIPENATQGVELGAPENLQPPPAATELGPSRSPQMGRRTPAQVPSVDRQPPHSRPCLPTAQACTMSHHPAASYDPAQPLRVLFRRLENGCWSSSLLTAPSFHSPEKPGAFLAQSPRVSEKSEGPCVRVPPSVLYEDLRVSSSSEDSDSDLE, encoded by the exons ATGAAGACGATGGCACGTCGTGACCCCAAAACCGGGGCAAACAGACTCGTGCGAGCCCAGACCCTCCAGAAGCAGCGGAGGGCCCCAGTTGGGCCAAGGGCTCCCCCGCCCGATGAAGAAGACCCCAGG CTCAAGTGCAAAAACTGCGGGGCCTTTGGCCACACGGCCAGAAGTACCAGGTGCCCCATGAAGTGCTGGAACGCAGCCCTGGTTCCACAGACCTttgggaaaaaggaagggaaggaaaacctGAAGCCGTGGAAGCCCCGGATTGAAGCGAAGCCGGGGCCCTTGAACAAGgataagggagagaaggaagagagaccaAG gCAACAAGACCCGCAGAGGAAGGCTCTCCTCCACATATTTTCCGGCAAACCTCCAGAGAAGCCGCTGCCAAATCGAAAAGGATCCACGGAATCTTCGGATTATCTGAGG gtTGCAAGCGGGCCAATGCCGGTCCACGCAACCAGTAAGAGGCCGCGCGTGGACCCTGTCCTCACCGATCGCTCAGCTACCCAAATGTCTGACAGGGGCTCCGCCTTGGCTTCACTGTCTCCCCTCAGAAAAGCCAGTCGGAGCTCCTCCTCAAGTCTTGGAGCAAAGGAAAGACAGACAGGGGCTGCGGCCGACATCCCTCAGCCTGCAGTGAGGCACCAGGGCCCCGAGCCTCTCCTCGTGGTGAAGCCGACACACAGCAGCCCTGAGGGTGGCTGCCGAGAAGTTCCCCAGGCCGCCTCCAAAACCCACGGCCTGCTCCAGGCCATCAGCCCCCAGGCACAAGACCAGCTTCCTGCGGTGACCTCACAGCCCTGCCCACCAGCCCCCACACAGGGCTTGGGCCTCGGCTCCAATCTCAGCTTCAGGCCAGGAGCCAAGAGACCTGCGCAGGCTCCGATTCAGGCTTGCCCGAACTTCCCCAAGAAACCGAGACTGGGTCGCTTCCAGATCCCCGAAAACGCCACCCAGGGAGTTGAGCTGGGGGCCCCGGAGaatctgcaacctccgccagcCGCAACGGAACTTGGACCAAGTAGGTCGCCCCAGATGGGCAGGAGGACACCCGCCCAGGTGCCCAGCGTCGACCGGCAGCCACCGCACAGCAGACCTTGCCTGCCTACCGCCCAGGCCTGCACCATGTCCCATCACCCAGCGGCCAGCTATGATCCGgcccagcctctcagagtgctctTCCGGAGACTGGAAAACGGATGCTGGAGCTCCAGCCTCCTGACAGCCCCCTCATTTCACTCTCCTGAGAAGCCGGGAGCCTTCCTCGCTCAGAGCCCTCGTGTCTCAGAGAAGTCCGAGGGTCCCTGTGTTCGTGTCCCACCGAGCGTCCTCTATGAGGACCTTCGGGTTTCCTCCTCCTCAGAGGACAGCGATTCTGACCTGGAGTGA